A region of the Gemmatimonadales bacterium genome:
CGCGCTGAAATGGTCCGACCTGATCGGGGGTCAACCCCATCTCCTTGGTCACCTGATTCATGAAGACCCGCTCGATGTTCTGTTCGAGCGCGGCGCGCCGCGGCTCCTTCTGGGCTGCAAGTGGGCTCGCCAGCAGCGCCATTCCGATGACCAGCGCTCCGCATCGACGCGTCATTGTCCTCCCCCTCCTTCGGAATGCAGCAGGTCTTCAAGTTCGCCTTCGGTCAAGTCACCCAGGTGCGGAGTCAGTCCCGGGGTTGCATCCGACGCCGACGGCCCGAGCGACTGCTGCACTACTTCAAGTTGCTGCTCAGTCAGGTTCTGCAATTCGGGGAGGATCGCGACCGGCGCCTCCGCGACGGCCGCCACCGATCCCGCCGGGCGATCGGGCGTCCGGGAGATCGCGATGATCAAGATCGCCGCCGCTGCCGCAGCAACCAAACCGATTGCGCCGCCGCGCCATGGTATCCGCCGCACCGGGCGCTCGATGTCGCCCTCGTGCCGGAGACGTTCCACGACGTGATTGGCGATCGCCGCGCCATCAATCCGCAAATCGGCGCCAAGGGCGACACCTGTGCTGACCAGCTGCCATTCCGCCCCGCACGAGGCGCACGACGAGAGATGCGCCAGCTCGGCCGCGTCCCAGGCCCCGTCGCCACGCGCCACTTCGGGCATCCGATCAGAGAGTTGTTCGCAGCCGGTCACCCGAGCAGCTCCTTCAGACGCTTGACTGCATGATGATAGTGGACGCGTGCCGCGCCGGGCGTGCTTCCGACGGCCGTCGCAATGTCCCGATACTCCAACCCCTGCTGGACCCGCAGCAGAAAGACTTCACGCTGCAAGCGCGGCAACCGCCCGAGTCCCGCCTGGAGCTGCCTCCCCGCCTCGTCCGCCGCGAATTCGCCGGCGGGATCCGACCGGTCGGCAACATCGTGCTCCTCGATCGGCACGAACGCCCGCCCCTTGTTCTGCCGGAAGCGATCCTTGAGGAGGTTGCCGGCGATCCTGAAGAGCCATCCCCGAAAGGATCCGTCACCTCGCCATCCATCAAGCCCTCTGAACGCTTTGAAGAATGTGTCCTGCACCAAGTCGTCGATCTCAGCGCCCCGGGCTCCGGCTGCGCCAAGATACCGGCCGAGTGCCGCGGCGTGACGCTCGACCAACTGTCGAGCCGCCAGCTCGTCGCCACCCCTCCACGCCATTACCAGTTCAGGGTCGGTCAGGGGGCACTCGCTCGTGGCTGGCCGTCACCGTAACGACGTTGCGGCCGAGCCCGCGTTAACGTTCGAGCTGAGCGATCATTGGATCCGGTCCGATCCAGCCGGGAGGATGTGAAAATCAATTCCGGCAAAATGTTGACGACTGGCAGTTGGCTGAACACGTTGCCATCAAACGTAATAGGCTGTCCTATCTCAGGTGACTTCTGAATCAAATCGGTCTGATGAACACGACGTCCGCAGGACTTTCCACAAAGGGTCCGATGGTGATTGGCCACCGTGGTGCTTCGGGGCACGCGCCGGAGAACTCGCTCGCGGCCTTCCGCATCGCGGCGTCGGCGAATCACGTGGCGACGTGCTCCGGCGTCGAACTCGATATCCAGGTGACTGCGGACGGCGAGATTGTGGTCTATCACGATGCCGTCCTTGCGTCGGGCGACCCGATCCCATCGCTCCCTTCGGGCAGGGTCCGCGCCGTGACCCTGGCCGACGGATCAGCACTACCGACCCTTCGTGAGGCACTCGCCGTCCTGGACAACCTCGACGTCTTCATCGAGGCAAAACATCTGCCGCCTGCCGCAGACAAGTTGCTCCTTGCAACGATCACGGCAGCGCGCCGGCGATGCCATATCCACGCGTTCGACCATCGGATGATCGCCAGACTCCGCCGCCTCGATTCGTCGCTCTCCCTCGGGATTCTCTCCCGGTCGTATCCGGTGGATCCGGTGGGCCAGGTGGTCCACGCCGGTGCCAACACGCTGTGGCAGGAGGCGTATCTGATCGATCAGCCGCTTGTCGCGGCGTGCCACGCGGTCGGGATCCGGGTGATCGCGTGGACGGTGAACGACGCTGGTCAGGCTGCTGCGCTCGCTCGGCTCGGAGTCGACGGACTGTGCGGCGACTGGCCGGAGCGGCTGCGACATTCGTGGTGAATAAAAAAGCGCCCCGGGTCGGGGCGCTCGGTGGTGCGGCGTGCGCAGCGTCTCAGCTCGCGGCCTCGATCGGATAGACGGAGACCCGCAGGCGATCGCGGTCCTTGCGTTCGAACTTCACGACGCCGTCGATGTAGCTGTGCAGCGAATCATCTTTCGCCTTGAAGACATTGCGGCCGACGTGGAACTTCGTGCCGCGCTGCTTGACGAGGATGCTACCCGCCGTGACGCGCTCGCCGCCAAAGTGCTTGACGCCGAGGTACTGCGGGTTCGAGTTGCGGCCGTTGCGGCTGGAGCCGACGCCCTTCTTGTGTGCCATGAATTACCTCAGCCGAGAGCGACGCCAGTGATCCGGACTTCGGTGAACTTCTGCCGATGGCCGGTCTTCCGCCGATAATTCTTGCGGCGCTTGAATTTGAAGACGTAGATCTTGTCGTGCTTCCCGTGTCCGATCACTTCCACCGACACCGACGCGCCCTTGACGACCGGCGACCCCGCAGTGATCGTGTCGCCGTTCGAGGTGAGGAGCACCTCGTCGAAAGTGATCGTGTCGCCGGGCAATTTTTCGGACATCAGCGGCAGACGAAGGGTTGCCCCCGTCTCAGCCCGCCATTGTTTCCCGAGCGCCTTGAAGATCGCGTACATCACATCCTCCAAAATAGCCCGCAAAGCTATGGACCTCATGCACTTGGTGCAAGGGGTGTCAGGCTACGGCATAGAGCTCGGTGACGTCCCGCCCCGCCGGCCTGGACATCAGCCTGAACTCGTCGAGCCGCAGCATGGGGTCGTCGCGAAGTTCGAGTTCGATCCCGCCCTGCCGTCCGAGCGCCTGGACCAGCTTTGGCTCCTCTTCGAGCAGGTAGAGCGCGACGTCCGGATGCAGCCGGATGGCGATCCGCCGTTCCTTCCGCTCGGTGCCGGCCCTCTTGATGGCACGCTCCAGCCGGCGGGTGACCACCTCCGGCGAAAAGATGCGCCCGGTCCCGTGGCAGATCGGGCACTCGCGGGTCATCGATGCCCAGAGTGACGGGCGCACCCGCTGGCGGGTCATCTCGATCAGGCCGAGTTCGGAGACGGCGTAGGCGCGGGTCCGAGCCCGGTCGCGGCCGAGGTGCGTGCGAAGCTCCTGGAGCACCCGGTCCCGATTTGCCTTGGTCTCCATGTCGATGAAGTCGGCGACGACGATGCCGCCGACGTCGCGCAGGCGGATTTGCCTGGCGATTTCGCGAGCCGCCTCGATGTTGGTCCGAAGAATCGTCTTCTCCGGATCCCGCTTTCCCGTGTAGCGGCCGGTGTTCACGTCGACCGACACCAGTGCTTCGGTCGGCTGGATGATCAGATATCCGCCGCTCGGCAATTCCACGCGCTGCTGAAAGAGATCGCGAATCTCGGTCTCGATCTTGAAGCGGTCGAAGAGCGGGATGCCGTCATCGTAGAAGTGCACCCGCTCGGTCAGTTCGGGATCAATCAACTCGAGATACTGGCAGATCTCGTGATGGAGTTCACGAGAATCGACCCACAACGCATCGACCTTGGCAGAGAAGACATCACGCACCAGCGATCGGGTGAGCGACGCTTCGCGATGAAGGAGCGCTGGCCCGCGGCGGAGATAGGTCTGCTTCCGCTTGATCTTTTTCCAGGTGTTGATCAGCGAAAGGATCTCGCGCCGGAAATGATCCTCGGTGACCCCCTCAGCCACCGTCCGCACGATTACGCCGCCGGCGTCGCTCGGCACGAGCTTCGAGACCATCTCGCGCAATTTCGCACGCTGCTCGCGGTTTTCGATCTTTCGCGACACGCCGACCTTGGTAGCATACGGCATGTACACCAGGAAGCGTCCGGCGAGCGAAATCTGGGCGGTGACCCGGCACCCCTTGGTGGAGATCGGCTCCTTGGTCACCTGGACCGGGAGCATCTCTCCCTTCTTGAGTCGTTCGGTAATGTCGGGAGCGGCGCGCCGACCGCCGATCTCGCGCCGGCCACCATCACCCCGACGCTTCCCCGCCGGGGCCGCCGCCGGCTGGGCGGCGCCTTCGACCTCGGCGTCGGCATCGGCATCGGACGCGTCGTCATCGGGTTCGTTGTCATCGGGATCATCATCCTCCTCGGGTTCGAGAAGGTCCGATGCGTGCAGATATGCGCTCTTTTCAAGTCCGATGTCGACGAACGCCGCCTGGATCCCGCCCAGAACCGCTTCGACGCGACCGTAATAGATGTCGCCCACCGTTCGACTCTGATCGGGCCGGTCGACCAACAATTCGACCAGTCGATCGTCCTCGATAATGGCAACGCGGGTTTCGCGAGACGTACCGGAGATCAGGATTTCGCGCTTCACTGGGTTCTCTCGGAGGACCAGAGCGGCATCGCGCCTGGCCCACGCATGGAGGGAGGATTGGATGCCGGACCGTGACCGGGCGAGTCCCCAACGACCGCCCCAACGTCCTCGCGGAGCGACCATCGCGATACGACGCGGTCGATGGCATTCCATCGAACAGGTCCGATCGCGTGCGGGTGCTGCCGGTGAACGGGGAGCCGTCGCCTTGCCGTGGGGCAATGCGCGCAGTGGTGCAGAAGGTCCAGCGAACGAAGAAGGCTACGAGATCTGCAACCAGCTGCCTGGCCACGCCGGATGGGCGCCAACGCGCAATCGACGATGGAATGGGGCGAGGTTGCATGTCTAAACTTATGAAACACTGGCACTTACAGCAAGACGACGGGGCTCGCGTTGCGGCGCGGTGGCCGCGACCTCGGAACCTGGAATCGGGGCAAGCGGTTTGACAGCTGTTCCCGGGTGGCGCCTACCGTGCGTACCCTTCAACATCGGCCCGATACTCAAGTCGCAGGAAAACCACGCACGGGCAGGCCTCGCGGCTCGGCCCTTGCCCTCGAAATAAAGGACCAATGACCAACTCTTTGAGATGCGTTCGCCGCGTCGCGCGCGCGTTGCCATCGCTGGCGGTGGCCGCGATCGCCGGGTGCCGCAGCGATTCACAGCTTCCCGCCGGCGCTCCATCGACCATCGCAGTCGTCGCGGGTGGCGACCAGGTGGCAACCGTCGGCACCTCAGTTGCTGTCGCACCGACAGTCGAGGTTCGCGACGCGGACGGCGCGCCGGTGGCGGGCGTCACGGTTCGTTTTTCTCTTCCCGACGGAACTGGAACGATCTTCGGCGATTCCGTGGCCACCGACGCCAATGGACGCGCGACCGTCGGTGAGTGGATTCTCGGCACCTCACCGGGCCTCGACTCGCTGCTGGTGCAGACCGTGGCACCGGCGCTCTCGGCTGTCGTCACGGCGACCGCAAGCGCGGGATCGGCTGTTTCGGTTCGCTCATCCTCGCAGCAGGGATACCTCGCGCAGGTCGGCTCCACGGTCACGCCCGCTCCGGCGGTGCTCGTCGTCGACTCGTACGGCAACCCGGTTTCCGGCGCTGGCGTCACCTTTACCGTCACGCAGGGTGGCGGGTCGGTGACCGGTGCGAGCGCAACCAGCGATGCCAGCGGCGTCGCGACGGTCGGCTCCTGGACTCTCGGAGCTACGGCGGGCACCAATACCCTTCGCGCACGCATCAGCGGCGGTGCATCGGTGACGTTTACCGCGCAGGCGGTGACGGCCGCGCCGCTGCTCACGGCAACGACGCCGGTCGACCAGTCTGGCTACCTCGGGTTCCCGGTCACGATCGTCCCGCGAGTTCTGGTTTCCGACGCGATCGGCCACCCGCTCCAGGGCGTACCGGTGACATTCACGGTCACCAGCGGCGATGGAACGGTCACGGCCGGAACCGCGATCTCGGGATCTGACGGGATTGCGGCTCCGGGCGACTGGCGACTCGGCCAAACCTCGAGCACCGTGACTGCCACGGCGCAGCTCGGCTCGCTTCCCGTCGCGTTCACGGCATCCGGCGTCCCGGCGCCGTTTCTGATCGATGTGCGATTCCTGACCACGGTCACACCCGATGTGCGGGACGCCTTCGTAGCCGCCGCGCGACGGTGGATGGGCATTATCACGGCGCATCTGCAACCGGTCCTGGTCGCGTTGCCCGCTGGCGCATGCGGGGTACCGCATCCCGCCATCAACGAGACCGTGACCGACGTGGTGATCTACGCCGACGTGGCGCCGATCGACGGCGTGGGAAACATCCTGGGATCTTCGGGGCCATGCGCCACCCGGTCGGGATCGGACCTACCGGCAACCGGCAC
Encoded here:
- a CDS encoding Ig-like domain-containing protein; translated protein: MTNSLRCVRRVARALPSLAVAAIAGCRSDSQLPAGAPSTIAVVAGGDQVATVGTSVAVAPTVEVRDADGAPVAGVTVRFSLPDGTGTIFGDSVATDANGRATVGEWILGTSPGLDSLLVQTVAPALSAVVTATASAGSAVSVRSSSQQGYLAQVGSTVTPAPAVLVVDSYGNPVSGAGVTFTVTQGGGSVTGASATSDASGVATVGSWTLGATAGTNTLRARISGGASVTFTAQAVTAAPLLTATTPVDQSGYLGFPVTIVPRVLVSDAIGHPLQGVPVTFTVTSGDGTVTAGTAISGSDGIAAPGDWRLGQTSSTVTATAQLGSLPVAFTASGVPAPFLIDVRFLTTVTPDVRDAFVAAARRWMGIITAHLQPVLVALPAGACGVPHPAINETVTDVVIYADVAPIDGVGNILGSSGPCATRSGSDLPATGTMQFDSADLQFLVTTNQLLPTITHEMAHVLGFGTIWADRGVISGAGSSDPIFTGTQALAMWPAFGAALSYTGRPIPVENTGGSGTRDSHWRETVFQDELMTGFIAPQGVPMPLSKITIGSMADLGYQVDYSKADLFVGNLLAQGSGGGKSFVLNEQLSRPMFKVSPIGTSKIRQ
- a CDS encoding glycerophosphodiester phosphodiesterase, with product MNTTSAGLSTKGPMVIGHRGASGHAPENSLAAFRIAASANHVATCSGVELDIQVTADGEIVVYHDAVLASGDPIPSLPSGRVRAVTLADGSALPTLREALAVLDNLDVFIEAKHLPPAADKLLLATITAARRRCHIHAFDHRMIARLRRLDSSLSLGILSRSYPVDPVGQVVHAGANTLWQEAYLIDQPLVAACHAVGIRVIAWTVNDAGQAAALARLGVDGLCGDWPERLRHSW
- the rplU gene encoding 50S ribosomal protein L21, with amino-acid sequence MYAIFKALGKQWRAETGATLRLPLMSEKLPGDTITFDEVLLTSNGDTITAGSPVVKGASVSVEVIGHGKHDKIYVFKFKRRKNYRRKTGHRQKFTEVRITGVALG
- a CDS encoding Rne/Rng family ribonuclease is translated as MKREILISGTSRETRVAIIEDDRLVELLVDRPDQSRTVGDIYYGRVEAVLGGIQAAFVDIGLEKSAYLHASDLLEPEEDDDPDDNEPDDDASDADADAEVEGAAQPAAAPAGKRRGDGGRREIGGRRAAPDITERLKKGEMLPVQVTKEPISTKGCRVTAQISLAGRFLVYMPYATKVGVSRKIENREQRAKLREMVSKLVPSDAGGVIVRTVAEGVTEDHFRREILSLINTWKKIKRKQTYLRRGPALLHREASLTRSLVRDVFSAKVDALWVDSRELHHEICQYLELIDPELTERVHFYDDGIPLFDRFKIETEIRDLFQQRVELPSGGYLIIQPTEALVSVDVNTGRYTGKRDPEKTILRTNIEAAREIARQIRLRDVGGIVVADFIDMETKANRDRVLQELRTHLGRDRARTRAYAVSELGLIEMTRQRVRPSLWASMTRECPICHGTGRIFSPEVVTRRLERAIKRAGTERKERRIAIRLHPDVALYLLEEEPKLVQALGRQGGIELELRDDPMLRLDEFRLMSRPAGRDVTELYAVA
- a CDS encoding RNA polymerase sigma factor, with protein sequence MAWRGGDELAARQLVERHAAALGRYLGAAGARGAEIDDLVQDTFFKAFRGLDGWRGDGSFRGWLFRIAGNLLKDRFRQNKGRAFVPIEEHDVADRSDPAGEFAADEAGRQLQAGLGRLPRLQREVFLLRVQQGLEYRDIATAVGSTPGAARVHYHHAVKRLKELLG
- the rpmA gene encoding 50S ribosomal protein L27, whose protein sequence is MAHKKGVGSSRNGRNSNPQYLGVKHFGGERVTAGSILVKQRGTKFHVGRNVFKAKDDSLHSYIDGVVKFERKDRDRLRVSVYPIEAAS